One part of the Gossypium raimondii isolate GPD5lz chromosome 1, ASM2569854v1, whole genome shotgun sequence genome encodes these proteins:
- the LOC105773917 gene encoding MAP3K epsilon protein kinase 1 isoform X1 produces the protein MSRLAANSAFPKSKTLDNKYMLGDEIGKGAYGRVYKGLDLENGDFVAIKQVSLENIAQEDLNIIMQEIDLLKNLNHKNIVKYLGSSKTKAHLHIILEYVENGSLANIIKPNKFGPFPESLVAVYIAQVLEGLVYLHEQGVIHRDIKGANILTTKEGLVKLADFGVATKLTEADVNTHSVVGTPYWMAPEVIEMSGVCAASDIWSVGCTVIELLTCVPPYYDLQPMPALFRIVQDEHPPIPDSLSPDITDFLRQCFKKDARQRPDAKTLLSHPWIRNCRRALQSSLRQSGTIRNIAEDAAADAESSNADNQSAGENLPVEKVDASETSSRKEVSSTEATVRSKYDHDHSADNTPVEERTNNLDDDLLSDQVPTLAIHEKPSLQSSSGRLSVKSVAVALGSSQLHDISHQDEATMNGDVGSPSRRKHTEKGQGGNGDQIDNENKSFAFGPITQNAGLQKAAKASVTSSGNELIRFSDPPGDASLDDLFHPLDKNREERGAEASTSASASNVNHDTVPDTGKNDLAKKLRDTIAKKQMEEEMGQSNGGGNLLRLMMGVLKDDVIDIDGLDFEDKLPAENLFPLQAVEFGRLVGSLRPEESEDAIFTACQKLTAIFHQRPEQKIVFVSQRGLLPLMELLDVPKTRVICSVLQLINHIIKENTDFQENACLVGFIPLIKSFAGPDRPREIRMEAAYFLQQLCQSSSLTLQMFLACHGIPVLVGFLEADYAKYRQMVHLAIDGMWQVFKLQRSTPRNDFCRIAAKNGILPRLINTLYSLNEATRLATISGGGGSHSGPLDSSHPLFAQNETPFSVTDQSDVLKARHGMTEHSFPAGAQEPSRASISLSQRSDPNLPDSRYLAVDVDRPRSSNGALDVSISRESSASKEQENLDRAEDLRRQKISNALNRTSLDRPPKSIEGISNGLTTSVTTQAEQIRPLLSLLEKEPPRQQLEYVRHLPGLERHESILPLLHANDRKTNGELDFLMAEFAEVSGRGREIGGVDSTPKISHKSKKVGLLAVNEGTASTSGIASQTASGVLSGSGVLSARPGSTTSSGLLSNMVSTMSAAVAKEYLEKVADLLLEFAQADTTVKSYMCSQSLLNRLFQMFNRIEPPILLKILKCINHLSTDPNCLENLQRADAIKYLIPNLELNYGPLVSQIHHEVLNALFNLCKINKRRQEQAAENGIIPHLMNFIMSDSPLKQHALPLLCDMAHASRNSREQLRAHGGLDVYLSLLDDELWSVIALDSLAVCLAHDNDNRKVEQALLKKEAIQKLVTFFQCCPEQHFVHILEPFLKIITKSSRINTTLAVNGLTPLLISRLDHQDAIARLNLLKLIKAVYEHHPRPKQLIVENDLPQKLKNLIEERRDGQRSGGQVLVKQMATSLLKALHINTVL, from the exons CAAGAGATTGATTTATTGAAG AACTTGAACCATAAAAACATTGTGAAGTATCTTGGGTCATCGAAGACAAAGGCTCACCTGCATATAATTCTCGA gTATGTAGAGAATGGTTCACTTGCAAACATCATCAAGCCAAATAAATTTGGGCCTTTTCCAGAATCTTTGGTGGCTGTTTATATTGCTcag GTTTTGGAAGGCTTGGTTTATCTACATGAACAGGGTGTTATCCATCGGGATATTAAAGGTGCAAATATTCTGACAACTAAAGAG GGTCTAGTGAAACTTGCTGATTTTGGTGTTGCAACCAAACTAACTGAGGCTGATGTTAACACACACTCAGTTGTTGGAACGCCATATTGGATGGCCCCAGAG GTGATTGAAATGTCTGGGGTTTGTGCTGCTTCTGACATTTGGAGTGTTGGCTGTACTGTGATTGAACTCCTTACATGTGTTCCTCCATACTATGATCTGCAGCCTATGCCAGCTCTCTTTCGGATTGTGCAG GATGAGCATCCTCCGATACCTGATAGCCTATCTCCCGACATTACTGATTTTCTGCGCCAGTGCTTTAAGAAG GATGCCAGACAGAGGCCTGATGCAAAAACGCTTCTTTCTCACCCTTGGATACGGAATTGCAGACGTGCTTTGCAGTCTTCTCTGCGTCAAAGTGGAACCATTAG AAACATTGCAGAAGATGCTGCAGCAGATGCAGAAAGCTCTAATGCAGATAACCAGAGTGCTGGAGAGAATCTTCCTGTGGAGAAAGTGGATGCATCTGAAACG AGCTCTAGGAAAGAGGTATCATCAACAGAGGCCACTGTTCGAAGCAAGTATGATCACGATCATTCTGCAGATAACACTCCTGTTGAAGAAAGAACAAATAATTTAGATGATGATCTACTATCAGATCAAGTTCCAACCTTAGCTATTCATGAGAAACCATCTTTACAGAGTAGTTCTGGTAGACTATCTGTTAAGAGTGTAGCAGTTGCTCTTGGTTCTAGTCAGCTTCATGATATATCACATCAAGATGAAGCTACGATGAATGGTGATGTTGGCTCACCATCAAGAAGGAAACATACGGAAAAAGGACAGGGAGGCAATGGGGATCAAATTGATAATGAGAATAAATCATTTGCCTTTGGACCTATCACTCAGAATGCTGGTCTGCAAAAG GCTGCAAAAGCTTCAGTGACCTCAAGTGGGAATGAGCTAATTAGATTTAGTGATCCTCCTGGAGATGCTTCCTTGGATGATTTATTTCATCCGTTGGATAAAAATCGGGAGGAAAGAGGAGCTGAAGCTTCAACATCTGCATCTGCATCGAATGTGAACCATGATACTGTGCCTGATACTGGAAAAAATGACCTGGCTAAGAAGTTACGTGATACAATTGCTAAGAAACAAATGGAAGAGGAGATGGGTCAGTCAAATGGAGGTGGCAACCTTCTTCGCTTAATGATGGGCGTTTTGAAGGATGATGTAATAGACATTGATGGTTTG GATTTTGAAGATAAATTACCTGCTGAGAACCTATTTCCCTTACAG GCGGTTGAGTTTGGCAGGTTAGTTGGTTCCCTAAGACCCGAGGAATCAGAGGATGCAATTTTTACTGCATGTCAGAAGCTCACAGCGATCTTCCATCAGCGCCCTGaacaaaaaattgtttttgttagCCAGCGTGGTTTGCTGCCTCTAATGGAATTGCTTGATGTCCCAAAAACTCGT GTCATATGTTCAGTGCTTCAACTTATTAATCATATCATTAAAGAAAACACTGATTTCCAGGAGAATGCTTGTCTTGTTGGCTTT ATCCCGTTGATTAAGAGCTTTGCGGGGCCTGATCGTCCTCGGGAAATTAGGATGGAGGCAGCTTATTTCTTACAGCAGCTTTGTCAATCAAG CTCTTTGACTTTGCAGATGTTTCTAGCTTGCCATGGAATCCCAGTTTTGGTTGGCTTTTTAGAGGCTGATTATGCAAAGTACAG GCAAATGGTTCACCTAGCAATTGATGGCATGTGGCAGGTCTTCAAGCTTCAGCGATCTACCCCGAGGAATGATTTCTGTCGGATAGCTGCTAAGAATGGGATATTACCGAGGCTTATTAATACTCTTTACAGTCTAAATGAGGCAACTCGACTTGCAACCATATCTGGTGGGGGTGGTTCACATTCTGGTCCACTCGATTCCAGTCATCCTCTGTTTGCTCAGAATGAGACTCCGTTCTCGGTAACTGATCAATCTGATGTCCTTAAAGCTAGGCATGGAATGACTGAGCATTCCTTTCCAGCTGGTGCACAAGAACCTTCACGGGCTTCAATTTCCCTTTCTCAGAGGTCAGATCCTAACCTGCCAGATTCACGTTATCTTGCTGTTGATGTCGACAGACCTCGATCTAGCAATGGGGCATTGGATGTCTCAATTTCTAGAGAATCGTCAGCTTCCAAAGAGCAAGAAAATTTGGATCGGGCAGAGGACCTTAGAAGGCAGAAGATAAGTAATGCTTTGAACAGGACATCTTTGGACAGACCTCCAAAATCGATAGAAGGTATTTCAAATGGACTTACCACTTCAGTTACTACCCAGGCAGAGCAAATTCGACCTCTTCTTAGCTTATTAGAGAAGGAACCTCCTAGGCAGCAATTGGAGTATGTGCGCCACCTGCCTGGATTGGAGAGACATGAAAGCATACTGCCTCTACTACATGCTAATGACCGAAAAACCAATGGTGAACTAGATTTCTTGATGGCTGAATTTGCAG AGGTCTCTGGTCGTGGAAGAGAAATTGGAGGTGTTGATTCTACACCTAAAATTTCACATAAAAGTAAGAAAGTCGGGCTACTGGCAGTAAATGAAGGAACAGCATCCACATCTGGCATAGCTTCTCAGACTGCATCGGGTGTATTATCTGGCTCAGGTGTTTTAAGTGCTAGGCCTGGAAGTACAACATCATCAGGGTTGCTCTCCAACATGGTATCAACAATGAGCGCGGCTGTTGCCAAGGAGTACCTTGAAAAGGTGGCAGACCTACTTCTTGAGTTTGCTCAAGCAGATACAACCGTTAAATCCTACATGTGTAGCCAAAGCTTGCTTAACCGTCTTTTCCAGATGTTTAATCGCATAGAGCCACCTATTCTTTTGAAG ataCTGAAGTGTATTAATCATTTGTCCACCGATCCAAACTGCTTAGAGAATCTTCAGCGAGCAGATGCAATTAAGTATTTGATCCCAAATCTAGAACTCAATTATGGACCGCTTGTATCTCAAATACATCACGAG GTTCTCAATGCACTATTCAACTTGTGCAAGATAAATAAGAGGAGACAGGAACAAGCAGCAGAAAACGGAATCATTCCGCACTTGATGAATTTTATCATGTCAGATTCTCCTTTAAAACAACATGCATTGCCGTTACTGTGCGACATGGCTCATGCATCACGTAATTCAAGGGAACAGTTGAGGGCTCATGGTGGATTGGATGTGTACTTGAGCTTGCTTGACGACGAGCTTTGGTCTGTGATAGCACTAGACTCACTCGCTGTTTGCTTGGCTCATGACAATGACAACCGCAAGGTGGAACAAGCTTTGCTGAAGAAAGAGGCAATTCAGAAATTGGTGACATTTTTCCAATGTTGTCCAGAGCAACACTTTGTTCACATATTGGAGCCATTCTTGAAAATCATCAC GAAATCATCCCGAATTAACACAACATTAGCTGTTAATGGTTTGACGCCACTTCTAATCTCAAGGTTGGATCACCAGGATGCCATTGCTCGTCTTAAtctacttaaattaattaag GCTGTTTACGAGCATCACCCAAGACCAAAACAACTAATCGTGGAGAACGATTTACCACAGAAGTTAAAGAATCTAATTGAGGAACGGAGAGACGGGCAGCGTTCCGGAGGCCAAGTGTTGGTGAAACAAATGGCTACTTCATTGCTTAAAGCCCTTCATATTAACACAGTCCTGTAA
- the LOC105773917 gene encoding MAP3K epsilon protein kinase 1 isoform X2: MSGVCAASDIWSVGCTVIELLTCVPPYYDLQPMPALFRIVQDEHPPIPDSLSPDITDFLRQCFKKDARQRPDAKTLLSHPWIRNCRRALQSSLRQSGTIRNIAEDAAADAESSNADNQSAGENLPVEKVDASETSSRKEVSSTEATVRSKYDHDHSADNTPVEERTNNLDDDLLSDQVPTLAIHEKPSLQSSSGRLSVKSVAVALGSSQLHDISHQDEATMNGDVGSPSRRKHTEKGQGGNGDQIDNENKSFAFGPITQNAGLQKAAKASVTSSGNELIRFSDPPGDASLDDLFHPLDKNREERGAEASTSASASNVNHDTVPDTGKNDLAKKLRDTIAKKQMEEEMGQSNGGGNLLRLMMGVLKDDVIDIDGLDFEDKLPAENLFPLQAVEFGRLVGSLRPEESEDAIFTACQKLTAIFHQRPEQKIVFVSQRGLLPLMELLDVPKTRVICSVLQLINHIIKENTDFQENACLVGFIPLIKSFAGPDRPREIRMEAAYFLQQLCQSSSLTLQMFLACHGIPVLVGFLEADYAKYRQMVHLAIDGMWQVFKLQRSTPRNDFCRIAAKNGILPRLINTLYSLNEATRLATISGGGGSHSGPLDSSHPLFAQNETPFSVTDQSDVLKARHGMTEHSFPAGAQEPSRASISLSQRSDPNLPDSRYLAVDVDRPRSSNGALDVSISRESSASKEQENLDRAEDLRRQKISNALNRTSLDRPPKSIEGISNGLTTSVTTQAEQIRPLLSLLEKEPPRQQLEYVRHLPGLERHESILPLLHANDRKTNGELDFLMAEFAEVSGRGREIGGVDSTPKISHKSKKVGLLAVNEGTASTSGIASQTASGVLSGSGVLSARPGSTTSSGLLSNMVSTMSAAVAKEYLEKVADLLLEFAQADTTVKSYMCSQSLLNRLFQMFNRIEPPILLKILKCINHLSTDPNCLENLQRADAIKYLIPNLELNYGPLVSQIHHEVLNALFNLCKINKRRQEQAAENGIIPHLMNFIMSDSPLKQHALPLLCDMAHASRNSREQLRAHGGLDVYLSLLDDELWSVIALDSLAVCLAHDNDNRKVEQALLKKEAIQKLVTFFQCCPEQHFVHILEPFLKIITKSSRINTTLAVNGLTPLLISRLDHQDAIARLNLLKLIKAVYEHHPRPKQLIVENDLPQKLKNLIEERRDGQRSGGQVLVKQMATSLLKALHINTVL, encoded by the exons ATGTCTGGGGTTTGTGCTGCTTCTGACATTTGGAGTGTTGGCTGTACTGTGATTGAACTCCTTACATGTGTTCCTCCATACTATGATCTGCAGCCTATGCCAGCTCTCTTTCGGATTGTGCAG GATGAGCATCCTCCGATACCTGATAGCCTATCTCCCGACATTACTGATTTTCTGCGCCAGTGCTTTAAGAAG GATGCCAGACAGAGGCCTGATGCAAAAACGCTTCTTTCTCACCCTTGGATACGGAATTGCAGACGTGCTTTGCAGTCTTCTCTGCGTCAAAGTGGAACCATTAG AAACATTGCAGAAGATGCTGCAGCAGATGCAGAAAGCTCTAATGCAGATAACCAGAGTGCTGGAGAGAATCTTCCTGTGGAGAAAGTGGATGCATCTGAAACG AGCTCTAGGAAAGAGGTATCATCAACAGAGGCCACTGTTCGAAGCAAGTATGATCACGATCATTCTGCAGATAACACTCCTGTTGAAGAAAGAACAAATAATTTAGATGATGATCTACTATCAGATCAAGTTCCAACCTTAGCTATTCATGAGAAACCATCTTTACAGAGTAGTTCTGGTAGACTATCTGTTAAGAGTGTAGCAGTTGCTCTTGGTTCTAGTCAGCTTCATGATATATCACATCAAGATGAAGCTACGATGAATGGTGATGTTGGCTCACCATCAAGAAGGAAACATACGGAAAAAGGACAGGGAGGCAATGGGGATCAAATTGATAATGAGAATAAATCATTTGCCTTTGGACCTATCACTCAGAATGCTGGTCTGCAAAAG GCTGCAAAAGCTTCAGTGACCTCAAGTGGGAATGAGCTAATTAGATTTAGTGATCCTCCTGGAGATGCTTCCTTGGATGATTTATTTCATCCGTTGGATAAAAATCGGGAGGAAAGAGGAGCTGAAGCTTCAACATCTGCATCTGCATCGAATGTGAACCATGATACTGTGCCTGATACTGGAAAAAATGACCTGGCTAAGAAGTTACGTGATACAATTGCTAAGAAACAAATGGAAGAGGAGATGGGTCAGTCAAATGGAGGTGGCAACCTTCTTCGCTTAATGATGGGCGTTTTGAAGGATGATGTAATAGACATTGATGGTTTG GATTTTGAAGATAAATTACCTGCTGAGAACCTATTTCCCTTACAG GCGGTTGAGTTTGGCAGGTTAGTTGGTTCCCTAAGACCCGAGGAATCAGAGGATGCAATTTTTACTGCATGTCAGAAGCTCACAGCGATCTTCCATCAGCGCCCTGaacaaaaaattgtttttgttagCCAGCGTGGTTTGCTGCCTCTAATGGAATTGCTTGATGTCCCAAAAACTCGT GTCATATGTTCAGTGCTTCAACTTATTAATCATATCATTAAAGAAAACACTGATTTCCAGGAGAATGCTTGTCTTGTTGGCTTT ATCCCGTTGATTAAGAGCTTTGCGGGGCCTGATCGTCCTCGGGAAATTAGGATGGAGGCAGCTTATTTCTTACAGCAGCTTTGTCAATCAAG CTCTTTGACTTTGCAGATGTTTCTAGCTTGCCATGGAATCCCAGTTTTGGTTGGCTTTTTAGAGGCTGATTATGCAAAGTACAG GCAAATGGTTCACCTAGCAATTGATGGCATGTGGCAGGTCTTCAAGCTTCAGCGATCTACCCCGAGGAATGATTTCTGTCGGATAGCTGCTAAGAATGGGATATTACCGAGGCTTATTAATACTCTTTACAGTCTAAATGAGGCAACTCGACTTGCAACCATATCTGGTGGGGGTGGTTCACATTCTGGTCCACTCGATTCCAGTCATCCTCTGTTTGCTCAGAATGAGACTCCGTTCTCGGTAACTGATCAATCTGATGTCCTTAAAGCTAGGCATGGAATGACTGAGCATTCCTTTCCAGCTGGTGCACAAGAACCTTCACGGGCTTCAATTTCCCTTTCTCAGAGGTCAGATCCTAACCTGCCAGATTCACGTTATCTTGCTGTTGATGTCGACAGACCTCGATCTAGCAATGGGGCATTGGATGTCTCAATTTCTAGAGAATCGTCAGCTTCCAAAGAGCAAGAAAATTTGGATCGGGCAGAGGACCTTAGAAGGCAGAAGATAAGTAATGCTTTGAACAGGACATCTTTGGACAGACCTCCAAAATCGATAGAAGGTATTTCAAATGGACTTACCACTTCAGTTACTACCCAGGCAGAGCAAATTCGACCTCTTCTTAGCTTATTAGAGAAGGAACCTCCTAGGCAGCAATTGGAGTATGTGCGCCACCTGCCTGGATTGGAGAGACATGAAAGCATACTGCCTCTACTACATGCTAATGACCGAAAAACCAATGGTGAACTAGATTTCTTGATGGCTGAATTTGCAG AGGTCTCTGGTCGTGGAAGAGAAATTGGAGGTGTTGATTCTACACCTAAAATTTCACATAAAAGTAAGAAAGTCGGGCTACTGGCAGTAAATGAAGGAACAGCATCCACATCTGGCATAGCTTCTCAGACTGCATCGGGTGTATTATCTGGCTCAGGTGTTTTAAGTGCTAGGCCTGGAAGTACAACATCATCAGGGTTGCTCTCCAACATGGTATCAACAATGAGCGCGGCTGTTGCCAAGGAGTACCTTGAAAAGGTGGCAGACCTACTTCTTGAGTTTGCTCAAGCAGATACAACCGTTAAATCCTACATGTGTAGCCAAAGCTTGCTTAACCGTCTTTTCCAGATGTTTAATCGCATAGAGCCACCTATTCTTTTGAAG ataCTGAAGTGTATTAATCATTTGTCCACCGATCCAAACTGCTTAGAGAATCTTCAGCGAGCAGATGCAATTAAGTATTTGATCCCAAATCTAGAACTCAATTATGGACCGCTTGTATCTCAAATACATCACGAG GTTCTCAATGCACTATTCAACTTGTGCAAGATAAATAAGAGGAGACAGGAACAAGCAGCAGAAAACGGAATCATTCCGCACTTGATGAATTTTATCATGTCAGATTCTCCTTTAAAACAACATGCATTGCCGTTACTGTGCGACATGGCTCATGCATCACGTAATTCAAGGGAACAGTTGAGGGCTCATGGTGGATTGGATGTGTACTTGAGCTTGCTTGACGACGAGCTTTGGTCTGTGATAGCACTAGACTCACTCGCTGTTTGCTTGGCTCATGACAATGACAACCGCAAGGTGGAACAAGCTTTGCTGAAGAAAGAGGCAATTCAGAAATTGGTGACATTTTTCCAATGTTGTCCAGAGCAACACTTTGTTCACATATTGGAGCCATTCTTGAAAATCATCAC GAAATCATCCCGAATTAACACAACATTAGCTGTTAATGGTTTGACGCCACTTCTAATCTCAAGGTTGGATCACCAGGATGCCATTGCTCGTCTTAAtctacttaaattaattaag GCTGTTTACGAGCATCACCCAAGACCAAAACAACTAATCGTGGAGAACGATTTACCACAGAAGTTAAAGAATCTAATTGAGGAACGGAGAGACGGGCAGCGTTCCGGAGGCCAAGTGTTGGTGAAACAAATGGCTACTTCATTGCTTAAAGCCCTTCATATTAACACAGTCCTGTAA
- the LOC105773968 gene encoding eukaryotic initiation factor 4A-3: MAAATTSRAARRMGAEDEKLVFETTEGIEPILSFDQMGLKDDLLRGIYNYGFEKPSAIQQRAVMPIINGRDVIAQAQSGTGKTSMIALTVCQVVDTASREVQALILSPTRELASQTEKVIRTIGDFMNIQAHACIGGKSVGEDIRKLENGVHVVSGTPGRVCDMIKRRTLRTRAIKLLILDESDEMLSRGFKDQIYDVYRHLPPELQVCLISATLPHEILEMTSKFMTDPIRILVKRDELTLEGIKQFFVAVEREEWKFDTLCDLYDTLTITQAVIFCNTKRKVDWLTEKMRSNNFTVSSMHGDMPQKEREAIMAEFRDGATRVLITTDVWARGLDVQQVSLVINYDLPNNRELYIHRIGRSGRFGRKGVAINFVKSDDIKILRDIEQYYSTQIDEMPMNVADLI, translated from the exons ATGGCGGCGGCGACGACGAGCAGAGCGGCTCGGCGGATGGGAGCCGAGGATGAGAAGCTAGTGTTCGAGACGACGGAAGGAATCGAGCCGATATTGAGTTTCGATCAGATGGGGTTAAAAGACGATCTCCTCCGTGGAATCTACAATTACGGCTTTGAAAAGCCGTCGGCTATTCAGCAGAGAGCCGTTATGCCGATAATCAATGGCCGCGATGTGATTGCTCAAGCCCAATCTGGTACCGGTAAAACTTCCATGATTGCTCTCACCGTTTGTCAAGTGGTCGACACCGCTAGCAGAGa GGTTCAAGCGTTGATATTGTCACCTACAAGAGAACTGGCGTCTCAAACAGAGAAAGTGATAAGGACAATTGGCGATTTCATGAATATACAAGCACACGCGTGTATTGGAGGCAAAAGTGTGGGTGAAGATATAAGAAAGCTAGAAAACGGAGTTCATGTAGTGTCGGGAACTCCAGGTAGAGTCTGTGATATGATCAAGAGGAGAACCCTACGTACAAGAGCTATTAAACTATTGATTCTCGATGAATCTGATGAGATGTTAAGCAGAGGGTTCAAAGATCAAATTTACGATGTTTACAGACATCTTCCACCCGAGCTTCAG GTTTGTTTGATATCTGCTACACTTCCTCATGAAATCTTGGAAATGACGAGCAAATTTATGACTGATCCTATAAGGATCCTTGTGAAGCGTGATGAGTTGACGCTAGAG GGAATCAAGCAGTTTTTCGTGGCAGTTGAAAGAGAGGAGTGGAAGTTTGATACGCTATGTGATCTTTATGATACATTGACAATCACCCAAGCTGTCATTTTCTGCAACACAAAACGAAAG GTTGATTGGCTAACTGAGAAGATGCGTAGCAATAACTTTACGGTATCGTCAATGCATGGGGATATGCCTCAAAAGGAAAGAGAGGCAATTATGGCAGAGTTTCGGGATGGTGCAACCCGTGTTCTTATCACAACGGATGTCTGGGCTAGGGGGCTCGATGTTCAACAG GTTTCCCTGGTGATAAATTATGACCTCCCAAATAATCGAGAGCTTTACATCCATAGGATTGGTCGATCAGGTCGTTTTGGAAGAAAg GGTGTTGctataaattttgtgaaaagtGATGATATCAAGATTCTTCGAGATATCGAGCAATATTATAGTACCCAGATCGACGAAATGCCAATGAATGTCGCTGATCTTATATAA
- the LOC105773976 gene encoding cysteine-rich receptor-like protein kinase 6, which produces MLTKKEIQNLYSSIFILETQADYEKIKESLLMGLDTLKTATANFSDENKLGQGGFGPVYKGKLFDGREIAVKRLSSNSRQGLAELKTEVMLVAKLLHRNLVKLLGFCLEEEEKLLVYEYLPNGSLDKILFDHGKRLRLGWGRRYKIIVGIARGLLYLHEDSQLRIIHRDLKASNILLDEEMNPKISDFGLAKLFGESETQGNTNHIAGTYGYMAPEYAKHGLFSIKSDVYSFGVLVLEIITGQKNSSFRNLTNLLSHAWLHWNNGTAEELIDPILNDPWPTFEAFKCVHIGLLCVQENAADRPSMSDIITMLSSHSVTAPAPSRPAFFVSNGHFKTDSANEFGSGLSRSTDSIQRSVNEVTISELDPR; this is translated from the exons ATGCTCACAAAaaaggaaattcaaaatttatattcttcAATATTTATCTTAGAAACTCAAGCCGATTacgagaaaatcaaggaatCTCTCTTGATGGGACTCGACACTCTTAAAACTGCAACAGCAAACTTCTCCGATGAAAACAAACTCGGCCAAGGCGGTTTCGGTCCGGTTTACAag gGAAAACTATTTGATGGGAGAGAAATTGCGGTAAAAAGGCTATCGAGCAACTCTAGACAAGGTCTCGCAGAGCTTAAAACGGAGGTAATGTTGGTGGCAAAATTGCTGCATCGAAATTTGGTAAAGCTGTTGGGCTTTTGTttggaagaagaagagaagcTTCTTGTTTATGAATACCTACCCAATGGAAGCTTGGACAAGATTTTATTTG ATCATGGCAAAAGGTTGAGACTAGGATGGGGAAGAAGGTACAAAATAATTGTTGGGATTGCAAGAGGGCTACTTTATCTGCATGAAGATTCTCAATTGAGGATTATACACAGGGATTTAAAAGCTAGTAATATTTTGTTAGATGAGGAAATGAATCCTAAAATTTCTGATTTCGGTTTAGCAAAACTGTTCGGTGAAAGTGAAACTCAAGGGAATACGAATCATATTGCTGGAACTTA TGGGTATATGGCTCCGGAATATGCTAAGCACGgattattttcaatcaaatctGATGTGTATAGCTTTGGAGTGTTAGTTTTGGAAATCATAACCGGTCAAAAAAATTCTTCCTTCCGCAATTTAACCAACCTTCTAAGCCAT GCTTGGTTACATTGGAACAATGGAACAGCTGAAGAGCTAATAGACCCAATATTGAATGATCCATGGCCAACATTTGAAGCTTTCAAATGTGTACATATTGGATTGTTATGTGTTCAAGAAAATGCAGCTGATAGACCTTCAATGTCCGACATTATTACCATGCTTAGCAGTCACTCCGTAACGGCTCCAGCACCTTCACGACCGGCGTTTTTCGTCTCAAACGGACACTTCAAGACCGATTCGGCTAATGAATTCGGTTCGGGTTTGTCTCGATCCACGGATTCAATACAACGATCTGTAAATGAGGTTACTATCAGCGAATTAGATCCTCGTTGA
- the LOC128039820 gene encoding cysteine-rich repeat secretory protein 38-like, giving the protein MQFLISFTLNFLIFSSLLSSTYAHFADEQRYNICTNAANYTNGSLYSRNINATLFSLTNASLTGFATTTIGLDPDTVFGLVQCRPDVAENDCRACINTASDEITQFCPNKKQAMIGYDNCSLRYSDFRFFSTATNDLIVYYRNTMNVNDSNLFDKQLVSLFQNLSVSAAANDTKFAVGAIGYSLFSDIYGMVQCSRDLPENGCLSCLQAIIGFIPQCCDKKQGARIFTMSCSLRFELYAFFQTSSPPISGMSSPPPPLPVSTDEPSSVPTSSSDGKKSGLKPLVIVVVSMASVSLLVILIVGCCYFWRKAKNTAAGTYYSSHTMLNSS; this is encoded by the exons ATGCAATTTCTCATCTCATTTACACTAAATTTCCTTATATTTTCTTCACTTCTTTCTTCAACCTACGCCCATTTTGCCGATGAACAAAGGTATAACATCTGTACCAACGCAGCTAATTACACCAACGGATCCTTATACAGCCGAAACATAAACGCCACTCTATTTTCCCTCACAAATGCTTCCCTCACTGGCTTTGCCACCACCACGATCGGCCTCGACCCTGATACCGTCTTCGGGCTCGTCCAATGCCGACCCGACGTTGCCGAAAATGATTGCCGAGCATGTATCAACACTGCATCCGATGAAATCACTCAGTTTTGTCCCAACAAGAAACAAGCTATGATCGGATATGATAATTGCTCGTTACGGTATTCGGATTTTCGATTCTTTTCGACGGCAACTAATGATCTGATCGTTTACTATAGAAACACAATGAACGTAAATGATTCTAATCTTTTTGACAAACAGTTGGTGAGcttgtttcaaaatttatcagTATCTGCGGCAGCTAATGATACGAAATTTGCTGTGGGTGCTATTGGTTACTCGTTGTTTAGTGATATTTATGGTATGGTTCAGTGTAGTAGAGATTTGCCTGAAAACGGTTGCTTGAGTTGTTTGCAAGCGATTATTGGGTTTATACCACAATGTTGTGATAAAAAACAAGGTGCTCGGATTTTTACAATGAGTTGTAGTCTTAGGTTTGAGTTATATGCATTTTTTCAGACGTCGTCCCCGCCGATTTCGGGGATGTCGTCTCCGCCACCACCGCTGCCTGTCTCTACTGATGAGCCAAGTTCGGTTCCAACCAGTTCTTCTGATG GAAAGAAAAGTGGTTTGAAACCCTTAGTTATTGTGGTTGTATCCATGGCGTCGGTTTCATTGCTGGTGATACTCATAGTTGGTTGTTGCTACTTTTGGAGAAAGGCCAAGAACACTGCAGCTGGTACGTACTATAGTTCACACACAATGCTTAATTCGAGTTAA